Below is a genomic region from Spongiibacter nanhainus.
CCAGCCAGTCAGGTTTGGCCAGTACTCGCCATCTTTGTATTTCACCGCTCGCCAAAAAGGTAGACACAGTTTGCCAGTGCCCTCGTAAATGGTCGGGGTGCAAGTTGGGGCAGGGGTGAACCTCTGCCTCGGGCGGGTAAAACAGCATGCCGCCAAAATGGAGCTGTGTGCTGACCCCACTGATGCCCAATTCGGCAAGTTGGCGGTGGCCGAATCTCGTTCGAGATAAGCGCAATTGGTGGTCGACCAATCTATCCAGTTTGCGGTCCAGCCGATCGGCGCTGTTGGGCCCCAGCCAATTGGACAGCGGATTGTGCTCGCCGCTGGGGTGATAAAGGAAGAATTTAACTGCCAACTCCAGGTGAAAGTAACGCCCAGTGCTGTGCTGATAGTAAATGATATCGAATTCCCCGACGGTGCGTTTGCCGTCTCGCACTGCCAGGTTGTGGGCGGTGAGCTCACAGTCCGGATCGTTACTGATAAAGAAATGCCACAGGCTTTCAAATACCAGTCCTAGCCGGGGGCTGTGGCAATGTTGCTCGAGGTGGTCCCGCAGTGGGCGGTCATCGGCGTCTAAACTAGCCAGCCAGCGTTTGCGGGTCTCGTTGAGAGGCAGGTCGGGCGGGGTGAGGGCGGGGCCGGAAGACTGGGGATCGGAGGGCAAAAGCACTGGGCCGAAACAGCTCCAGGCCAAGGCCCGTACCCAGGGAGAACGGTAGTGTTGATGCTCGGGGCTGGCGATCAGGTGGTCCTCGCATGTTATTAGATAAAAGTGGCAACTGCGCCGTGCGACCACGCAACGGTATTTTTGCGCCCCGCGGCGTGAGTATAATGGCCCCTTGCAATGAGTGGCAGTGATATGGAGCAATTCCGCAACATCGGGGTTATCGGCCGAGAGGGCAACGGGGTGATAGAAACCCTGGGACGCCTGCTGGCATTTTTAGAGGCCCGAAATCTAAAAGTGGTGCTGGACCAGGAATTGGCCCAATTGGTACCGGTGACTCAACCGATCCCCAACGAGCGGGTCGGCGTTAGCCCCCGCAAAATGATCGGCGAAGTGTGCGACCTCATTATTGTGGTGGGGGGGGACGGCAGTCTGCTCGGTGCGGCCCGCACCCTGGTTCGTCACAGTGTGCCGGTGCTGGGCGTAAACCGAGGCCGTTTAGGCTTTTTAACCGATATTTGGCCCGACGAAATCGAGTCCCAGGTGGGGCCCGTACTGGATGGGCAGTTCCGCCTGGAAAAGCGCTTTTTATTAGACGTCGAGGTGCAGCGGGATAACGAGCCAGTGGGGCGCGGCGACGCGCTCAATGATGTGGTGCTCAACTCCGGGACTTCCGGTCACATGATGGAGTTTGAATTGTTTGTCGACGGTGAATTTGTCTACCGGCAGCGTTCGGACGGATTAATAGTCTCCACCCCCACGGGCTCCACGGCCTACTCGCTGTCCGCGGGCGGACCAATCATGCACCCCAAGCTGGATGCCATCGCCATCGTGCCGATGTTCCCCCATACCTTAAGCAGTCGCCCCATCGTGGTGGACGGCAGTAGTGAAATTAAAATGGTGGTGGGCCGCAGCAACGTGGTGGAGCCGCCAGTGACCTGCGATGGTCAGGTGCGTCTCACCACCAAGCCGGGAGACTGTATTTACGTGCGTAAGAAGCGTCACAAATTACGGCTGATTCACCCCTTGGATCACAGTTTTTACGCTAGCTGCCGGGACAAACTTGGCTGGGGCGGCCACTTGCCCCGCGAGGATAGCGATGACTGAAAACGTGGCGTTACGTGCGGCGCTAAAACTGCCACTGGATGTGTCTCTCAAGACGTTATCCTCTCTGCTGTGGCAGTACAATATTCCCCACCGTATCACCGAAGAGCAGGGCAAACAGGTTCTGTGGGTGGGCAGCGACGCCCATTCCCAGCAGGTGCAAACGCTCTACCGGCAATGGCGGGAGGGTGAGCTGACCCCGACCGACACAGTAAACCTTCGCACTGTAAGCCGCGGGCGGAGCCGTCGCCACCTGCTACACACACCGATGGTTCTGGTGTTGCTGTTGCTCAGTGTCGCCGGCGCCGGCCTGGTCACACTGGATCGACAGTTCCAGTGGATACCCTTACTGAGCTTTTATCAGTTTGAGATTGTCGGCAATCAATTGCAGGGCAGTTGGCCTACCGGCGAGTACTGGCGTTTGGTTACGCCGATATTTTTACATTTTGGTCTGCTGCACATTGCCTTTAATGGCCTGTGGCTGTGGGAGCTGGGCGGAATGATTGAGCAGCGCCGCGGCCCCTGGCATCTGCTGGGTGTGGTCTTGCTGGTGGCGACCGGGTCCAACCTTGCTCAGGCGATGGTGAGTCAGTCGCTATTCGGTGGCATGTCCGGCGTTATCTACGGTTTGCTGGGCTACATCATTGTCTGGAATCGCCTGCGCCCAGACCAGGCTTTTCCACTAACGCCTGGAATCGCGGTCGTCATGTTGCTGTGGTTGGTATTGTGTTTTGTCGGTTTTGCCAAGCTACTGGGCTTTGGCGACATCGCCAATACCGCTCACCTTAGTGGCCTTATTCTGGGGCTGGTTTTAGGCGGGTTCTCGGCCCTCACGTCCCGCCGCGCGCCGCCGGCCCTCTGATATACTTGTTTCCTTATTAACTCGGTTGCACTAGCCATGGACTATCAACAGCTTATTCAGCAGATGAACCCCGATATCTACCGCGCCCTTAAGCTGGCGGTGGAAATCGGCAAGTGGCCCGATGGTCGGCCATTAACCCCGGAGCAACGGGAACATTGCATGGCCGCAGTGATCGCCTACGGCGAGCAGCGCCTGCCGGAGCAGGAGCGGGTGGGCTATATCGATCGTGGTAGCAAAGCCGAAGGTGAAATGTGCGACGACCAGCCGGTGGATCCACTGCAGACTATCAAGTGGGCTAAATAGTCCATGGCTGAATCGGAATTACGTGGGCCTCTGGCCAAGATGCGCGCCGCCCTGGACGGCGAGCAGGCGCAATACCAATTGCGGGTCGGTGACGACGCTCTGGATTTAAACGGTCTGCTGGGTAATACCCTTAAGTTGACCTTCCTTGAGCAGATCAACTGCGTGCATTGTGGCCGTGCCACCAAGAAGAGTTTCAATCAGGGCTACTGCTTTCCCTGTTTTAAGCGCCTGGCTCAGTGCGATAGCTGTATTGTCAGCCCGGAAAAATGCCACTACTTCGAGGGTACCTGCCGGGAGCCGGAGTGGGGCGACGAGCATTGCATGATTGACCATATCGTCTACCTGGCCAATTCTTCGGGGGTCAAAGTGGGTATTACCCGTCACAGCCAGGTCCCCACTCGCTGGATCGACCAGGGAGCCGTGGCGGCGCTGCCGATTTACCGGGTTAGCAATCGCCTGCAGTCCGGCTTGCTGGAAACGATCTACAAGGCCCATGTCGCCGATAAGACCAGTTGGCAGGCCATGCTTAAGGGCTCGCCGGACGAGGTGGACCTGGCCGCGCGCCGGGATGAGCTGGCCGCGGAGTGCGCCAACGAGGTAGCTATGCTGCAGCAGCGCTTCGGCGTGCAGGCGCTACAGGCCATAGATTCGGTGCCCCCGCAGCACATTTCTTACCCGGTGCTGGAGTATCCTACCAAAGTGAAATCCATGAACTTCGACAAGCAGAGTAAGGTCGAAGGGCAGCTGCTGGGTATCAAAGGCCAATATCTGATTTTTGATACCGGTGTTATTAATATTCGTAAGTTTGGCGGCTATCAGGTAGCGTTTTCCAGCCTTGAATAGGCCCTTACGGCCGTAAAATCGAGGTTTTCTCTCCAGATAGACATTCCGTCGATAGGTCGGCAATGCCGGCGACAACAGTGCCGACAGGCAGGAGTTTTACCATGCGCGACGCGCAACCCCGCACAATTTACCTCAAGGACTACCGAGAACCGGATTATCTAATCGATCGCACTCAGTTGCGTTTTGAATTGGCAGAGGAGTCGACGGTGGTGGACTCGGTGCTCACCCTTCGGCGCAATCCCAATGCAGAACCGGGGCCGGCGGAATTGACCTTGCACGGTACCGAGTTGGAGCTGTTGGCGCTGGAAATCGACGGTCAGCCGGTAGCACAAGAGCGTCGCCGGATCAGTGGCGAGACACTGCACATTGAGGGTGTGCCCGACGCCTTTACCCTGTCGTGCCGAACTCAGATTCGCCCACAGGAGAACACCTCGCTGGAGGGGTTGTACAAATCCAGCGGCATGTTTTGTACTCAATGTGAGGCCGAAGGTTTCCGCAAGATCACTTACTACCTGGATCGCCCCGATGTGATGTCGGAGTTTGAGGTGGAAATCGTCGCCGAGCGGAGTCGTTACCCGGTTCTGCTATCCAATGGCAACCTGACGGTAGCCGAGGAACTGGAGGACGGGCGCCACCGCACGGTGTGGCACGATCCCTTCCCTAAACCGGCTTATTTGTTTGCGCTGGTGGCCGGGGACTTGTCCCGGGTGTCTGACTGCTTCACCACCTGCAGTGGTCGGGAGGTCGACCTGCATATCTATGTCGAGGACAAGGATCTCGATAAATGCGACCACGCCATGACCTCATTGAAAAATGCCATGCGCTGGGACGAGAAAGTGTATGGCCGCGAGTACGATCTGGATATCTTTAATATCGTCGCGGTGGACGACTTCAATATGGGGGCGATGGAAAACAAAAGCCTCAATATTTTCAACACCTCCTGCGTGCTGGCCAAGCCCGAGACCACAACAGACCTGGGCTTTCAGCGCGTAGAGGGCGTGGTCGCCCACGAGTACTTCCACAACTGGTCTGGTAATCGCGTGACCTGTCGTGACTGGTTTCAGCTGAGTTTGAAAGAAGGCTTCACCGTATTCCGGGACGCGCAGTTTTCCTCCGATATGGGCTCGGCGACAGTAAAGAGGGTGGAGGATGTCAGCCTGCTGCGTACCGCCCAGTTTGCCGAAGATGCCGGTCCAATGGCGCACCCCATTCGCCCCGACTCTTTTATAGAAATCTCCAATTTCTACACCGTCACGATCTACGAAAAAGGCGCCGAGGTGGTGCGTATGCTGCACACCTTGCTGGGACCGGAGGATTTCCGCCGGGGCAGCGACTTGTACTTTGAGCGTCACGACGGTCAGGCGGTGACCTGCGAGGATTTCGTCAAGGCGATGGAAGATGCCAGTGGTCGCGACCTGGGACAATTCCGGCTGTGGTATTCCCAGGCTGGCACGCCCCGCTTGAAGGTGGCCGGGTACTATGATGCCGACAGCGAAACCTACACCCTGACTGTTCAGCAGCAGTGTCCGCCCACACCGGGGCAAGCGGAGAAGGCGCCCATGCATATTCCCCTGGCGGTGGCGCTGTTGGGTGAGGCGGGGGCACTGCGGCTGGAGCTGGATGGAACCCCTGCGGACCCGGAAACCTCAGACAACACCCAGATGGTGCTGGACGTGACCGAAAGCGAACAGCGCTTCGTGTTCAACAACATTAAAGAAGAGCCGGTACCCAGCTTGCTGCGGGGTTTCTCGGCTCCGGTAAAACTGGACTACGACTACAGTCGGCAGCAGCTGCTGCGGCTGATGCGAAGCGACAGCGATGGCTTCTGTCGCTGGGACGCCAGCCAGGTTCTGGGGGTGGCGGAGATTCGCCGCGCCATGACTGCCGATGCCGACAGCTACCAGGTCAGCGAGGACTTGGTCGATGCCTTTCGGGCCTTGCTGAGCGATGACTCCCTGGATAAAGCCATGGTGGCACTCACTCTTCAGCTGCCCTCTGAGGCGTATTTGGCGGAAGTGATTGAGCCGGTGGATGTACACGGTATCTATCGGGCCCGTGAAGCGGTGCGTTATGCGCTGGCGGAATCGCTGCGAGATGTGTTGATGGCTTGCTACCGCGCCAATACCAGTGACGAAGTCTATCGTCCCGAAGCCGATCAGATTGCCCAGCGCAGCTTGAAGAATACGGCCTTGGCCTACCTGATGTTGTGTGACGATGACGAGTGCCAAGGTTTGGCTAAGGCGCAGTTCGACAGTAGCCAGAATATGACTGACCGGCTGTCGGCGCTGACTGCGTTGGTGCACAATCTGCATCCCTACCATACCGAGGCGCTGTGGCGGTTCTACCAGGACTGGCAACACGAACCGCTGGTGGTCAATCA
It encodes:
- a CDS encoding DUF1853 family protein codes for the protein MVARRSCHFYLITCEDHLIASPEHQHYRSPWVRALAWSCFGPVLLPSDPQSSGPALTPPDLPLNETRKRWLASLDADDRPLRDHLEQHCHSPRLGLVFESLWHFFISNDPDCELTAHNLAVRDGKRTVGEFDIIYYQHSTGRYFHLELAVKFFLYHPSGEHNPLSNWLGPNSADRLDRKLDRLVDHQLRLSRTRFGHRQLAELGISGVSTQLHFGGMLFYPPEAEVHPCPNLHPDHLRGHWQTVSTFLASGEIQRWRVLAKPDWLAADFSMGMPFDSDALGRAQQRPIMAINPAGQRQFITPDDWPQHRRPAGS
- a CDS encoding NAD(+) kinase — protein: MEQFRNIGVIGREGNGVIETLGRLLAFLEARNLKVVLDQELAQLVPVTQPIPNERVGVSPRKMIGEVCDLIIVVGGDGSLLGAARTLVRHSVPVLGVNRGRLGFLTDIWPDEIESQVGPVLDGQFRLEKRFLLDVEVQRDNEPVGRGDALNDVVLNSGTSGHMMEFELFVDGEFVYRQRSDGLIVSTPTGSTAYSLSAGGPIMHPKLDAIAIVPMFPHTLSSRPIVVDGSSEIKMVVGRSNVVEPPVTCDGQVRLTTKPGDCIYVRKKRHKLRLIHPLDHSFYASCRDKLGWGGHLPREDSDD
- a CDS encoding rhomboid family intramembrane serine protease; translated protein: MTENVALRAALKLPLDVSLKTLSSLLWQYNIPHRITEEQGKQVLWVGSDAHSQQVQTLYRQWREGELTPTDTVNLRTVSRGRSRRHLLHTPMVLVLLLLSVAGAGLVTLDRQFQWIPLLSFYQFEIVGNQLQGSWPTGEYWRLVTPIFLHFGLLHIAFNGLWLWELGGMIEQRRGPWHLLGVVLLVATGSNLAQAMVSQSLFGGMSGVIYGLLGYIIVWNRLRPDQAFPLTPGIAVVMLLWLVLCFVGFAKLLGFGDIANTAHLSGLILGLVLGGFSALTSRRAPPAL
- a CDS encoding YeaC family protein; its protein translation is MDYQQLIQQMNPDIYRALKLAVEIGKWPDGRPLTPEQREHCMAAVIAYGEQRLPEQERVGYIDRGSKAEGEMCDDQPVDPLQTIKWAK
- a CDS encoding DUF2797 domain-containing protein gives rise to the protein MAESELRGPLAKMRAALDGEQAQYQLRVGDDALDLNGLLGNTLKLTFLEQINCVHCGRATKKSFNQGYCFPCFKRLAQCDSCIVSPEKCHYFEGTCREPEWGDEHCMIDHIVYLANSSGVKVGITRHSQVPTRWIDQGAVAALPIYRVSNRLQSGLLETIYKAHVADKTSWQAMLKGSPDEVDLAARRDELAAECANEVAMLQQRFGVQALQAIDSVPPQHISYPVLEYPTKVKSMNFDKQSKVEGQLLGIKGQYLIFDTGVINIRKFGGYQVAFSSLE
- the pepN gene encoding aminopeptidase N → MRDAQPRTIYLKDYREPDYLIDRTQLRFELAEESTVVDSVLTLRRNPNAEPGPAELTLHGTELELLALEIDGQPVAQERRRISGETLHIEGVPDAFTLSCRTQIRPQENTSLEGLYKSSGMFCTQCEAEGFRKITYYLDRPDVMSEFEVEIVAERSRYPVLLSNGNLTVAEELEDGRHRTVWHDPFPKPAYLFALVAGDLSRVSDCFTTCSGREVDLHIYVEDKDLDKCDHAMTSLKNAMRWDEKVYGREYDLDIFNIVAVDDFNMGAMENKSLNIFNTSCVLAKPETTTDLGFQRVEGVVAHEYFHNWSGNRVTCRDWFQLSLKEGFTVFRDAQFSSDMGSATVKRVEDVSLLRTAQFAEDAGPMAHPIRPDSFIEISNFYTVTIYEKGAEVVRMLHTLLGPEDFRRGSDLYFERHDGQAVTCEDFVKAMEDASGRDLGQFRLWYSQAGTPRLKVAGYYDADSETYTLTVQQQCPPTPGQAEKAPMHIPLAVALLGEAGALRLELDGTPADPETSDNTQMVLDVTESEQRFVFNNIKEEPVPSLLRGFSAPVKLDYDYSRQQLLRLMRSDSDGFCRWDASQVLGVAEIRRAMTADADSYQVSEDLVDAFRALLSDDSLDKAMVALTLQLPSEAYLAEVIEPVDVHGIYRAREAVRYALAESLRDVLMACYRANTSDEVYRPEADQIAQRSLKNTALAYLMLCDDDECQGLAKAQFDSSQNMTDRLSALTALVHNLHPYHTEALWRFYQDWQHEPLVVNQWFQVQATNRQPGTLETVKELMAHPAFDIRNPNKVRALIGAFCAQNTVNFHQSDGAAYQFLADQVKQLDRSNPQIASRLLVPLTKWRKYLPGAQTLMKDALNSIMAVPELSSDVFEVVSKSLQE